The Micromonospora sp. NBC_01740 genome includes a window with the following:
- a CDS encoding TraR/DksA family transcriptional regulator, whose product MAKPADTRTAGRKPVAKATRSAAETEKIRAALAARRDELRAEYDRTLSEITELQRDRLTDSAGDDQADTGTKTFEREQEISLANSILERITQVERALERLDEGGYGWCERCGNPIPVERLAAFPSATLCVTCKQLEERR is encoded by the coding sequence ATGGCGAAGCCAGCCGACACCAGGACCGCCGGTCGGAAGCCGGTGGCGAAGGCCACCCGCAGCGCTGCGGAGACCGAGAAGATCCGGGCGGCCCTGGCGGCGCGGCGTGACGAGTTGCGCGCCGAGTACGATCGGACGCTGAGCGAGATCACCGAGCTGCAGCGCGACCGGCTGACGGACTCGGCCGGGGACGACCAGGCCGACACCGGGACCAAGACGTTCGAGCGTGAGCAGGAGATCTCACTCGCCAACAGCATCCTGGAACGGATCACGCAGGTCGAGCGGGCGCTGGAGCGGCTCGACGAGGGTGGCTACGGCTGGTGCGAGCGGTGCGGCAACCCCATTCCGGTGGAGCGGCTCGCCGCCTTCCCGTCGGCCACCCTCTGCGTGACGTGCAAGCAGCTGGAGGAGCGGCGCTGA
- a CDS encoding DUF2567 domain-containing protein, which yields MSADTPEPDRPGPRPDEPGAPAARAEPDPPARVGPADPHDAREPAPPYDAGTTPPHAPTGDPWHTTTGAPAYAPTGDAWRAPAGASPHDGPPGYVPGNTDLGYAAGYSPVPVEPDLPRGRAVRLALLTVLASSVLGVPLGLLWAALAPDTPVIKVAEGAIYAEPQPEQPIAADGWFSLLGLGFGVLAALVLWILLRRLRGPVGLFAIVLGAFGAALVAWQVGRRTGLAGYERLLESAPVGQAFEKPADLRAGGIEWVFGVLPVPHGNLLLPAFGAAVTYTLLAGWSRWPSLRPEREPGLPELSWGSAGTPAPSTAPEPPAPGAATPPHG from the coding sequence GTGAGCGCGGACACCCCCGAACCCGACCGGCCCGGCCCCCGGCCCGACGAGCCGGGGGCACCGGCCGCCCGGGCGGAACCCGACCCGCCGGCCCGCGTCGGCCCCGCCGACCCGCACGACGCCCGGGAACCCGCCCCGCCGTACGACGCGGGGACGACACCGCCGCACGCCCCGACCGGCGACCCGTGGCACACCACGACCGGCGCACCGGCGTACGCCCCGACCGGCGACGCGTGGCGGGCACCGGCCGGCGCGTCGCCGCACGACGGGCCGCCGGGGTACGTCCCCGGCAACACCGACCTCGGGTACGCCGCGGGCTATTCGCCCGTGCCCGTGGAGCCGGACCTGCCGCGCGGGCGGGCGGTGCGGCTCGCCCTGCTGACGGTGCTCGCGTCGAGCGTGCTCGGGGTGCCGCTCGGGCTGCTCTGGGCCGCCCTCGCGCCGGACACGCCGGTGATCAAGGTCGCCGAGGGGGCGATCTACGCCGAGCCGCAGCCGGAGCAGCCGATCGCCGCCGACGGCTGGTTCAGCCTGCTGGGGCTGGGCTTCGGGGTGCTCGCCGCCCTCGTGCTGTGGATCCTGCTGCGCCGGCTCCGGGGACCGGTCGGGCTGTTCGCCATCGTGCTCGGCGCCTTCGGCGCGGCGCTGGTCGCCTGGCAGGTGGGTCGGCGCACGGGGCTGGCCGGCTACGAACGGCTGCTGGAGAGCGCGCCCGTCGGGCAGGCCTTCGAGAAGCCGGCCGACCTGCGGGCCGGCGGGATCGAGTGGGTGTTCGGCGTGCTGCCGGTGCCGCACGGCAACCTGCTGCTGCCGGCGTTCGGCGCGGCCGTGACGTACACCCTGCTGGCCGGCTGGTCCCGCTGGCCGTCGTTGCGCCCGGAGCGCGAGCCCGGCCTGCCCGAGCTCAGTTGGGGGTCGGCGGGGACGCCAGCTCCGTCAACGGCACCGGAACCGCCCGCACCTGGCGCAGCAACGCCGCCTCACGGTTGA
- a CDS encoding RluA family pseudouridine synthase: MTAAFAAGGDHRSLPVPDGLDGTRLDQAVSRLFGLSRTAAAALVDAGDALVDGAARPNSYRVKAGSWLEVTLPAPVAPPTVVPQAVPGLRVVYADDDIVVVDKPVGVAAHPSPGWTGPTVIGALAAIGHRISTSGAAERQGVVHRLDVGTTGIMAVAKSEQAYTALKRAFKYREVEKRYHAVVQGHLDPLRGTVDAPIDRHPTHDYRWAVVSGGKPSITHYDTVEAFPAASLVDVRLETGRTHQIRVHFSTLRHPCVGDLTYGADPTLSARLGLSRQWLHARSLSFLHPRTGDEVRFVSDYPDDLDRALEILRD; this comes from the coding sequence ATGACCGCCGCCTTCGCCGCCGGTGGCGACCACCGTTCCCTGCCCGTCCCCGACGGCCTCGACGGCACGCGGCTCGACCAGGCCGTGTCGCGGCTGTTCGGGCTGTCCCGCACCGCCGCCGCGGCCCTGGTCGACGCCGGCGACGCGCTTGTCGACGGGGCCGCCCGGCCGAACTCCTACCGGGTGAAGGCCGGCTCCTGGCTGGAGGTGACCCTGCCCGCGCCGGTCGCCCCGCCCACCGTGGTGCCGCAGGCGGTGCCCGGGCTGCGGGTGGTGTACGCCGACGACGACATCGTGGTGGTGGACAAGCCGGTCGGCGTCGCGGCCCACCCGAGCCCCGGCTGGACCGGCCCGACGGTGATCGGGGCGCTGGCCGCCATCGGGCACCGCATCTCGACCAGCGGCGCCGCCGAGCGGCAAGGCGTCGTGCACCGGCTCGACGTCGGCACCACGGGCATCATGGCGGTGGCCAAGAGCGAGCAGGCGTACACCGCGTTGAAGCGGGCGTTCAAGTACCGCGAGGTGGAGAAGCGCTACCACGCGGTGGTGCAGGGGCACCTGGACCCGCTGCGCGGCACCGTCGACGCCCCGATCGACCGGCACCCCACCCACGACTACCGCTGGGCGGTGGTCTCCGGCGGCAAACCGAGCATCACCCACTACGACACGGTGGAGGCGTTCCCGGCGGCGAGCCTGGTCGACGTCCGGCTGGAGACCGGGCGCACCCACCAGATCCGGGTGCACTTCTCCACGCTGCGGCACCCGTGCGTGGGCGACCTCACGTACGGCGCCGACCCGACCCTGTCCGCCCGGCTCGGCCTGTCCAGGCAGTGGCTGCACGCCCGGTCGCTGAGCTTCCTGCACCCCCGCACGGGGGACGAGGTCCGCTTCGTCAGCGACTACCCTGACGACCTGGACCGCGCGCTCGAGATCCTCCGCGACTGA
- the lspA gene encoding signal peptidase II, translating into MSEAPPAGPGSAEPGADSAEPRSGTPHRRAAATLFGLALTVLAADAVTKHLALGALEDREPVRLLGGAVYLSLTRNSGAAWSIGADYTWVFPLITLGVVGWIVWMALRLRSLPWAISLGLVLGGALGNFADRVFRAPGWFVGHVVDMVSVFAPYGRVFPVFNLADSALVCGVLLALLLELTGRQRDGSRIGHGESTDEAAAQADAGQRERA; encoded by the coding sequence ATGTCCGAAGCACCGCCCGCCGGGCCCGGCAGCGCTGAGCCGGGTGCCGACAGCGCCGAGCCGAGGTCCGGCACGCCCCACCGCCGGGCCGCCGCCACCCTGTTCGGCCTCGCGCTCACGGTGCTCGCCGCCGACGCGGTGACCAAGCACCTCGCCCTGGGCGCGCTCGAGGACCGCGAGCCGGTCAGGCTGCTCGGCGGCGCGGTCTACCTCAGCCTGACCCGCAACAGCGGCGCGGCGTGGAGCATCGGCGCCGACTACACCTGGGTCTTCCCGCTGATCACCCTCGGGGTGGTCGGTTGGATCGTCTGGATGGCGCTGCGCCTGCGCTCGCTGCCCTGGGCGATCTCGCTGGGCCTGGTGCTGGGCGGGGCGCTGGGCAACTTCGCCGACCGGGTCTTCCGCGCCCCGGGCTGGTTCGTGGGGCACGTGGTGGACATGGTCAGCGTCTTCGCCCCGTACGGCCGGGTGTTCCCGGTGTTCAACCTGGCCGACAGCGCCCTCGTCTGCGGTGTGTTGCTCGCCCTCCTGCTGGAGTTGACCGGCCGGCAGCGTGACGGCAGCCGGATCGGCCACGGCGAGTCCACCGACGAGGCGGCGGCCCAGGCCGACGCCGGACAGCGGGAGCGGGCATGA
- a CDS encoding potassium/proton antiporter: MTPGLDLALLLGAGVLLVAVGAVRLSTRLGVPSLLAYLALGVAIGETGLGIRFDDVELTRTLGFCALIVIIAEGGLTARWSTLRPVLGLAALLSTVGVVVSILVVGLVVHLLLGLDWRLALLYGAVLSSTDAAAVFATLRRLRLPPRLVATLEAESGMNDAPVVLLVVLLSREGVTHPWWYEISLVSYELGAGAAVGLAAGVGGRWALRRAALPSAGLYPIAAVGLTVFAYAAGAVLHASGFLAVYVAGVILGNARLPHRQAILGFADGLAWLAQIGLFVLLGLLVSPGRLGSAVLPAVVAGLALVLLARPLSVAASALPFRFGLREQAFLSWAGLRGAVPIVLATIPLSERVPGADRLFDSVFVLVVIFTLLQTGTLAPVARRLRVTAPAEATEIRVETAPLERMGADLLQLEVPPGSRLAGVHVDELRLPLGASVTLVLRDGAGVVPGPDFRLKTGDSMLIVATAGVRDEAERRLRAVSRRGRLARWFGEYGRGPDT; this comes from the coding sequence GTGACGCCGGGGCTGGATCTCGCGCTCCTGCTCGGTGCGGGTGTCCTGCTGGTCGCGGTCGGCGCGGTCCGTCTCTCCACCCGGCTCGGCGTGCCCAGCCTCCTGGCGTACCTGGCACTCGGGGTGGCGATCGGGGAGACGGGGCTGGGCATCCGCTTCGACGACGTCGAGCTGACCCGGACCCTGGGCTTCTGCGCGCTCATCGTGATCATCGCCGAGGGCGGGCTGACCGCCCGGTGGAGCACCCTGCGCCCGGTGCTCGGGCTGGCCGCGCTGCTCTCCACGGTCGGCGTGGTGGTCAGCATCCTGGTCGTCGGCCTCGTCGTGCACCTGCTGCTGGGACTGGACTGGCGGCTGGCCCTGCTCTACGGCGCGGTGCTCTCCTCCACCGACGCGGCGGCGGTCTTCGCCACGCTGCGCCGGCTGCGGCTGCCGCCCCGCCTGGTGGCCACCCTGGAGGCGGAGTCGGGGATGAACGACGCCCCGGTCGTGCTGTTGGTGGTGCTGCTGTCCCGGGAGGGCGTCACCCACCCGTGGTGGTACGAGATCTCCCTGGTCAGCTACGAGCTGGGCGCCGGCGCGGCGGTCGGCCTCGCGGCCGGCGTGGGCGGGCGGTGGGCGCTGCGCCGGGCGGCGCTGCCGTCGGCGGGGCTCTACCCGATCGCGGCGGTCGGACTGACCGTGTTCGCCTACGCCGCCGGCGCGGTGCTGCACGCCTCGGGTTTCCTCGCCGTCTACGTGGCGGGGGTGATCCTCGGCAACGCCCGGCTGCCGCACCGGCAGGCGATCCTCGGCTTCGCCGACGGCCTGGCGTGGCTGGCCCAGATCGGGCTCTTCGTGCTGCTCGGGCTGCTCGTCTCGCCGGGCCGGCTGGGCTCGGCGGTGCTGCCGGCGGTGGTCGCCGGGCTGGCGCTCGTGCTGCTGGCCCGGCCGCTGTCGGTGGCGGCGTCCGCACTGCCGTTCCGGTTCGGCCTGCGCGAGCAGGCGTTCCTGTCCTGGGCGGGGCTGCGCGGGGCGGTGCCGATCGTGCTCGCCACCATTCCGCTGTCGGAGCGGGTGCCGGGCGCCGACCGGCTCTTCGACTCCGTCTTCGTACTGGTGGTGATCTTCACGCTGTTGCAGACGGGGACGCTGGCTCCGGTGGCCCGCCGGCTGCGGGTCACCGCGCCGGCCGAGGCGACCGAGATCCGGGTGGAGACGGCGCCGCTGGAGCGGATGGGCGCGGACCTGCTCCAGTTGGAGGTGCCGCCCGGTTCCCGGCTGGCCGGGGTGCACGTCGACGAGTTGCGGTTGCCGCTGGGCGCCTCGGTGACCCTGGTGCTGCGCGACGGGGCGGGCGTCGTGCCGGGCCCGGACTTCCGGCTGAAGACCGGCGACAGCATGTTGATCGTGGCCACGGCCGGGGTGCGCGACGAGGCGGAGCGGCGGCTGCGGGCGGTCAGTCGGCGGGGCCGGCTGGCCCGCTGGTTTGGCGAGTACGGCCGGGGTCCCGACACGTGA
- a CDS encoding AAA family ATPase, protein MEGSETGWGRPAEPAPRWRALLDRARHGSRTAEQAEADRHADPPPLPPEPLPRRSSGNGYAARVPAIGRAPEPYAPEPGPPPYGADGPPPYGAEYGRPVDAGYRAEATYRVEPAYRVDPLEPAYRVEPEQPPEPSYRSDPVEPSYRADPVEPSYRSDPVEPSYRSDPVEPSYRSDPIEPSYRSSSIEPSYRADPIEPTYRADPGYPAEPAYRVPAQPPPPRIETEPHRGPGPVESRYAVLDNGYRHEPPPVESRYAVLDNGYRSRRAHQAPPAVPPPAAPPPAVPPPAVPPPAAPPPVVPPVAAPPPTAPPLAPPPAERGYPARVEWRPRGTENEVERAVGVLRRDLGTPRVLAFANPKGGVHKTTATVLAAATVGSVRGRGVLAWDDNELRGTLGLRAGSARHARTIRHLVGDLAHVEIKEGPELLAHLDDYLRHASDGSYDVLAGEESPRFAQRLDQFTVRRVLELLRRTHDVVCVDTGNNVESANWRTVMQAADQLVVTTVPREDAAFSADWMLDLLHEVGMGELADNAVTLISCPTPGRSPLQDDLERHFATRTRAVAVVPYDPALETGSSIEYHQLQQETRQAWLKAASVMLEPFAR, encoded by the coding sequence TTGGAGGGCAGCGAGACCGGCTGGGGGCGGCCGGCCGAACCAGCACCGCGGTGGCGGGCGCTGCTCGACCGGGCCCGGCACGGCAGCCGCACGGCCGAGCAGGCCGAGGCCGACCGACACGCCGATCCCCCGCCCCTCCCGCCGGAGCCGCTGCCCCGCCGCTCGTCGGGCAACGGCTATGCCGCGCGGGTGCCGGCCATCGGGCGGGCCCCCGAGCCGTACGCGCCGGAGCCCGGCCCACCGCCGTACGGCGCGGACGGCCCACCGCCGTACGGCGCGGAGTACGGCCGCCCGGTCGACGCGGGCTACCGGGCCGAGGCCACCTACCGGGTGGAGCCGGCCTACCGGGTGGACCCGCTGGAGCCCGCCTACCGGGTGGAGCCGGAACAGCCGCCCGAGCCGAGCTACCGGTCGGATCCGGTGGAGCCGTCCTACCGGGCGGACCCGGTCGAGCCGTCCTACCGGTCGGACCCGGTCGAGCCGTCCTACCGGTCGGATCCGGTCGAGCCGTCCTACCGGTCGGATCCCATCGAGCCGAGCTACCGGTCGAGCTCCATCGAGCCGTCCTACCGGGCGGACCCGATCGAGCCGACCTACCGGGCGGACCCGGGGTATCCGGCCGAGCCGGCGTACCGCGTGCCGGCCCAGCCCCCGCCGCCCCGCATCGAGACCGAGCCGCACCGGGGCCCGGGGCCGGTCGAGTCGCGCTACGCGGTGCTGGACAACGGCTACCGGCACGAGCCGCCCCCGGTCGAGTCGCGCTACGCGGTGCTCGACAACGGCTATCGCTCCCGACGCGCCCACCAGGCCCCGCCCGCCGTGCCGCCGCCCGCCGCACCACCGCCGGCCGTGCCACCGCCGGCGGTACCGCCGCCCGCCGCGCCGCCGCCCGTTGTGCCGCCGGTCGCCGCTCCACCGCCCACCGCACCGCCACTCGCGCCGCCGCCCGCCGAGCGGGGCTACCCGGCGCGCGTCGAGTGGCGCCCACGCGGCACGGAGAACGAGGTGGAGCGCGCCGTCGGGGTGCTCCGCCGCGACCTGGGCACCCCCCGGGTGCTCGCGTTCGCCAACCCGAAGGGCGGGGTGCACAAGACCACCGCCACCGTGCTGGCCGCGGCGACCGTCGGCAGCGTACGCGGGCGGGGCGTGCTGGCCTGGGACGACAACGAGCTGCGCGGCACGCTCGGGCTGCGCGCCGGCAGCGCCCGGCACGCCCGGACCATCCGGCACCTGGTCGGCGATCTCGCGCACGTCGAGATCAAGGAGGGCCCGGAGCTGCTGGCGCACCTGGACGACTACCTGCGGCACGCCTCCGACGGCTCGTACGACGTGCTGGCCGGCGAGGAGAGCCCCCGCTTCGCCCAGCGCCTCGACCAGTTCACCGTCCGGCGGGTGCTGGAGTTGCTGCGGCGCACCCACGACGTGGTCTGCGTGGACACGGGCAACAACGTGGAGAGCGCCAACTGGCGCACCGTCATGCAGGCGGCGGACCAGCTCGTGGTGACCACCGTGCCCCGCGAGGACGCCGCGTTCAGCGCCGACTGGATGCTGGACCTGCTGCACGAGGTCGGGATGGGGGAGCTGGCCGACAACGCCGTCACCCTGATCTCCTGCCCCACCCCGGGCCGCTCGCCGTTGCAGGACGACCTGGAGCGGCACTTCGCCACCCGTACCCGGGCCGTCGCCGTGGTTCCGTACGACCCGGCGCTGGAGACCGGCTCCTCGATCGAGTACCACCAGCTCCAGCAGGAGACCCGGCAGGCGTGGCTCAAGGCCGCCTCGGTGATGCTGGAGCCGTTCGCCCGGTGA
- a CDS encoding DUF167 domain-containing protein encodes MDATLTVAVRVKPGSARARVGGRFDGPHGPALVIAVHAPAVDGRATEAARRALAGALGVRPAVVSLRAGAASRDKLFLVEGPAPELTEALRRLRDGAAG; translated from the coding sequence ATGGACGCCACGCTGACCGTCGCGGTCCGGGTGAAGCCCGGCTCGGCCCGGGCCCGCGTCGGCGGCCGCTTCGACGGGCCGCACGGGCCGGCCCTGGTGATCGCGGTGCACGCCCCCGCCGTGGACGGGCGGGCCACGGAGGCGGCCCGGCGGGCGCTGGCCGGGGCGCTGGGCGTACGGCCGGCCGTGGTGTCGTTGCGGGCCGGCGCGGCCAGCCGCGACAAGCTCTTCCTGGTCGAGGGGCCCGCTCCGGAGTTGACGGAGGCGCTGCGCCGGCTGCGTGACGGGGCCGCCGGGTGA